The genomic DNA AAAACAAAACTCGCTTCCAAATCGATGACCTGATCGACAGCTTCTCGCAGCGAGCTCAATGTCTTAGGTGATAGGTTTGCTCCGGTAACCTCTTTTTCGTCAAGGACCTGCCAAACCTTTCCCCCAAGTCGATTCACGATGGATAATAAATCCGTTTTTCCGGTCCTCTGCAAGAAGGCCAGAATGTCGTTTAACAAAGTTAAACGCGAATACTCCACATACATCGGAATTAATAGGGAAATGCCGCCCAAAGTCAAGAATGAGCTAATATGGAGATAATCGGCGCCTCCCAAGAACAACATCGTAAATAGAATCGGAAGAAAGGAAACTGCCGTTCCGAAATCGGGTTGTAAAAGAATCAGCGCCATCGGAACGAGTACGATGACGAAAGGAATAATCAAAACCGTGATTTTCTTCATTTCCTTTTCTCGAAGTACGAGATATTGTCCAAGAAGAATTACCGTGGATAATTTTGCGAATTCCGAAGCCTGAATTCCGACAGGTCCGATTTTCAACCAGGAACGGGCTCCGCGGCCGGAAGGTAAGTAACCTATTCCAGGAATTAATGTTAACACTAGAAGAAATATTACAAATAAGTAAATGAAGAGCGCATACGAACCGATCAACTGATAGTTCACGCGGGAGATGAACCACATAGCAACCAACCCGATGAGAAAGTAAAGAAACTGTCTCGCCCATTTATGAGCGAAAAGCCCCGATCCTTGGTCGTCGAAATTGAATTCCTGAGAATACAAAGTAAGAACGCTGCATAAAACGACTATAACTACCGAGATCACGAGAAAGTAGTCGATGCGATCGATGGATCTATCTGACATCATTGGATTTCTCCGGAAGAACGGGGGCGCCTGGTTCAGGAGCTTCCACAACTCGTTTAAAACTGCCGGGTGGAAAAGCGGCTCTAAACATTTCTCTTGCTACCGGAGCCGCGCCAGCGGCTCCACCGATACCGTATTCGACGAAGACTGCGATTAAAATCTGTTCGCTTACGGGGGCGCTGGCCGGTGCATACCCTACAAACCAAGCATGATTCGATCCCGACGCGCCTCTTCTTCGAGTTTGTGCTGTTCCGGTTTTTCCGGCAATATCAGGCAATCCCGGTTTGTTAAGAACGTAAGACGCCGTTCCGCTTTTGACTACCAAACGTAACCCCGTCTTAATCGCTTCGACGGTAGAAGGTTGTATCGGAATGTCTCTTAATATTTGCGGTTCAGTACGATTGATAATCGAATTATCGACGGGATCGCGAATTTCGCTCACCGTATAGGGCTGATAGATTTGTCCTCTATTTAGCAAGCCTGCGTAAAAAAGCGCCATTCCTAACGGAGTTACGGACATAAAGCCTTGTCCTATGGAAAGATTGATCGTATCCCCGTCGAACCATTTCGTTCCATATGTCCGTTTCTTCCATGCCGAAGAGGGAACGAAGCCCTGCTTTTCGTCCGGAAGATCGATATTGGATTTTGCATCTAATCCGAATAGACGAGAATAGGTTAAGATCGGATCGGACCCCAATTTATAGCCTAGATTGTAAAAGTAAACCGAGCAGGACTTCTGTAGAGCGTGAGCCAAATCGTTCGTTCCGTGACCGCCTTTTTCCCAGCATAAGAAAATCTGATCGGGAACTCCCGCAAAGGTGGATTTTAATACGAAACTTCCGTTACAACTGTATGTTGTCTCGGGGGTATAATCCACTTTATGACCGCTTTCCAATGCGGCTAAGGCAACTAACGTTTTGTATGTGGAAGCGGGAGGAAATTTCGATTGTATCGCTAAATTTAAAAATCCGCCGTTCGAATCTACGCGTCTATAATGCGCCGTTCGTTCGGATCGATTTTTACCGGATAGGACGTTAGGATCGAAGCTAGGATTCGAAGCCATCGCCAATACTTCCCCGGTAGCGGGACGCATCGCGATTGCCGTACCTCTCGTTCCCTTCAACGCTTTATAGGCGGCGATCTGTATATCTTTATCGATCGTAAGGATCAGGTTATTCCCTGGAGTCGAATGTTCCACGACTCTCTCCTCTTCGATATTGCCTTCGGAACTGCGCTTCTGGATTCGAAAACCGTCGGTTCCACGCAATCGCTCGTCGTATTCCAATTCCAGTCCGCTCTTACCGAGCCATTGATAGGATTTAATCTCCCGCGTTAAGAGATCTGTCTTGGACGGTTTTCCGATATATCCCGTGACATGCGCGAGAGCGGGACCCATTTTATAGATGCGTCGAGGCGACGGGACCAAAATTACGTATTTCGAAATCGTATCGAATACCGAAATCCTTTCCTGTTGCGCCTTGCTAATCGCCTCAAGCAAGACGAAGGGTTTTTTAGATTTGATATTCTTGGAAAATCTCGGTTCGATCAGATCCTCTTCGTAGTATGACATCGGAATCGAAAGCGTTCTTGCGAATTCATGTAAGAAATTCCGAACTTTTGACGGATCGTATTTTAAGAGCGATGTATTTAAGACGGCATCCAAACTGGAATAATTGGAGACCAATGCCATGGAAGTCTCGGGAGTAAGAAAGTTCCGATCGAACATTTCTCCGCGTGCTGCCGGAATCGTCTCACTCTTTCGAACGAATTTTTCCGCTTTTAAGGAGTTATTCGTCCCTTGAACAATTTGCAGATTAAAAAGCTGGATCACAAAGGAGGCTAACGTAAATACCACAAAGCCCGAAAATACGTAAAGCCGAACTCGAAAGCTCCTCTCTAGTTTAAACTCTGTGGATGTGGGAGATCCTCCGAGCACTTAAGCCTCCACTTGTTCCAATCTGTATAATTTACCGAGTAAATAAAAGAACAACGGAGCTATGATCGCGTTGTAAATCGACGTACTGAAAATAGAATAGCTTAAATTCTCGTGAAAGAAAAGCGAAAATAGGAAATAAGTGGCCACTCTAGTAATTAACGTAATGACCAAAGAATAAAGGGTTATAGAAAGATAATTCTCATGGTATGCCGATCTTGCGAATTTACCGATCAAATATCCCATCACGCAGAATGTTAAGGAGTGCAATCCGATCTTGTAAGTCATTACATTCCCGACGATCTCCCCGCCCAAACCGGAATCGGAGAGTAATCCGCCAAAAAAACCGATCCAAATCCCAGCCATTGCACCCTTGCGAAGCGCGAAGAAAAGAACAAACAAGACCATAAAGTCCGGCTTATTTCCCCACATTTCCAATGCATTTGTCCCGTTTAGGAAATGAGATATGAAAATTCCCGCGGCGATGACTATATATTCGAGGATCATTCGTTCTGCTCCTCTTCGGAGAAGCCTGAGCCTCCCTCCACCTTAGGTTTTACAGGTTTCCTATTCTGAGGTTGAGGAGGAATTGTTCCGCCTTGTACTGGAGGAACCGGATTCTTTGGTTCCCGGTCTTCTTTAGGATAATTTAACTCCCCGAAATAAGGATTTTCAATATTAATATTCTGACCTTCAGGCCAAGTCTCGGCCCATTTTTCCGGAAGTTTCATTACGATAGTAACCGACTCCAGCATATCGAATCGAACGAAAGGTTTCAAAAATGCGGTTTTGAAACTTCCGTTTCTAGGACCTTCTTCCGTAATGATCCCGACAGGAATCCCCGGAGGAAATACTCCCGAAGATCCGGAGGAATACACTGCCTTTCCGATTTTACTTAACGATTCCGTATATTGGATCATTTCGGTCGGCCCCATCGGATAATCTCCGAATACTCTCGGATCGATAACGATGCCGCTATCGATATAGTTCATCAAGGCTTCCGTTCCGCGTCCTGAGTTCCCGGAAAGACTTGCCCATAAATTGCTGTCAGGAATGGAAACGCCCATATTAAAATTGGAATTGATTAAGGGTTGAACGACTGCCGATCCTCCGGTGACAGCAATCACCTTACCGACAAGCGCCTCGATTATTTCTCCCTTCTGATCCACCGAACGCGCCGTGACAGGCATATAAGGTTTAATCCCCGCCTCGGAACCTTTGTCGATGATGATCGTTCTATAAATCGAATTCAAACGAACGGACAGAACTTCCGCTTTGACGCTGGTAAATTTCTGCCTCGTATTAAAATGCAATTCTCGGCGGAGCGTTTCGTTCTCCCTGCCTAAGCGATCCAGGTCTTGCGGAAGAAGTTTATATTCATCCATAGCGGCGACGCAAGCGTCTCGTTCCTGCCTGACCGTTTCGAATGACTCAAGTTTTGTATAAGCTCCCTTAAAGAAGGAACCGATTCCGTCGATTGAACCCGAAACCGTGTCCCCCACCCTCTGAAAGCTGGCAATTCCTCGCACTAACACATTACTTTTGAATGTGAGAGATAATAAGGAGAATAGAATACAAAAGAGGAGGGAGACGGTTTCCTTACTCTTACTGACCTGGATCCAAAGCATGTAACGTTTAGCAACCCGCCCGGCCTTAGATCGCTCGGACCGGCGACTCGGGCGCGATGTCCCCCGAAGGAACCCTTAACGGATTCCTGGTTTTATATATTTCAACTCGTCTAGATATTTTCCGGTACCTAAAACAACGCAAGTTAGAGGATTCTCTGCTCGAAAAACGGGCACCCCGGTTTCCTTTGAAAGATAAGTTTCAAGTCCTCTTAAAAGGCATCCGCCTCCAGTCAGAACGATTCCTCGCTCTACGATATCGGAAGCGAGTTCGGGAGGAGTCCGTTCCAGAACTCTCTTGATTCCATCTAGAATTTCGTCGGTGGGTTCTTTGAGAGCCTTACGAATTTCGTTTGATTCCAACTCTAAAGTCCTTGGAAGGCCGGAAATCGCATCCCTACCTTTCACCTCCATGGTCTCCGTTTTCTTTTCAGGATAGGCATTACCGATGGTAAGCTTGATATCTTCCGCAGTCCTTTCCCCTACTACGAGGTTGTATTGGTTGCGCAAATATTTGATGATTGCTTCGTCAAATTCGTCCCCGCCAGTTCGGATCGATTCCGCGATTACCATTCCGCCGAGAGAAATCACCGCGATTTCGGTCGTTCCTCCTCCGATATCAACGATCATATTTCCGGCCGGTTCATTAATCGGAATGTTTGCACCGATCGCAGCCGCTAAGGCTTCTTCTATCAGGAAGATTTCGCGAGCACCTGCTTGTTCTGCGGATTCCCGGACGGCACGTCGCTCCACCTCAGTAATTCCCGAAGGAACTCCGATCACGATTCTTGGCTTCACGAATGTGGTCCGATTATGAACCTTCGCGATGAAGTAACGAATCATTTTTTCCACGGTTTCGAAGTCGGCGATCACTCCGTCCTTCATCGGCCGTATTGCGACGATTTCGCCGGGTGTTCTACCCAGCATTCTTTTGGCTTCCTGTCCTACCGCCAAAACCTTTCCGGTGGCAGCGTGCACCGCTACTACGGAAGGCTCGGAGAGTACGATCCCCTGGCCTTTCACGTGAACCAGCGTGTTCGCGGTTCCGAGGTCGATTCCCATATCATTGGAAAATAGTCCGTAGAGCTTATCGAATATCATTACTTTCCCTTTCTGCCACTTTCGGGGGCTTTCTCTTTGTTATTATCTGCGAAGATTGGAAAAATCATCAGGATTTTTCCGTCGTTGATCCAATTCAATATTTCTCGCGCAAGTCGTACGGGCAATTCCAAAACAAAAAAAACGAAAAACAAATTGGAAACACTACGGGCCTAGTGAAACTTAGCGGAAATTATGGTCCGGGCAAACACCCTCGCTGCCATCGATCTTGGCACAAACTCCTTTCATATGATCGTGGTCCGGGTCCGTGAAAACGGCACCTTCGAAGCCCTGACCAGAGAAAAAGAAAATGTCCGTTTAGGAAGCGGTTTGGAAGAAGGCGGCGAAATCGACCCGCCTGCATTTCGGCGTGCCATCGAATGTTTAAAACGCTTCAAGATCATTGCCGAAAACTCCAAAGCCGAAATCCGTGCCGTAGCCACTTCCGCATTGAGGGAAGCCTCCAATCGGACCGCCTTTCAGGAAGCCGCCTGGAAAGAGGCAGGAATCCGAATCGATGTGATTAGCGGATATGAGGAAGCACGCTTAATTTACTTCGGAGTTTTGCAAGGACTGCCGGTTTTCGACAAAAAGATACTGATGATCGACATCGGCGGCGGAAGTACGGAGATACTAGTCGGTTACCGGGGAGACATCCTTTTTTCAAAGAGCTTTAAATTAGGCGCGATCCGGCTTACCGAGAAATTCCTGAAATCGGATCCCCTCTCCTC from Leptospira fainei serovar Hurstbridge str. BUT 6 includes the following:
- the rodA gene encoding rod shape-determining protein RodA translates to MMSDRSIDRIDYFLVISVVIVVLCSVLTLYSQEFNFDDQGSGLFAHKWARQFLYFLIGLVAMWFISRVNYQLIGSYALFIYLFVIFLLVLTLIPGIGYLPSGRGARSWLKIGPVGIQASEFAKLSTVILLGQYLVLREKEMKKITVLIIPFVIVLVPMALILLQPDFGTAVSFLPILFTMLFLGGADYLHISSFLTLGGISLLIPMYVEYSRLTLLNDILAFLQRTGKTDLLSIVNRLGGKVWQVLDEKEVTGANLSPKTLSSLREAVDQVIDLEASFVFKLLSNQGLLIGVGGTLIVLSVIMILLRIARGAKTLRTYYIPLGIVGISILSAVVVMKTVPFRENQVIRLTAFLNPDEFKQGAGYQLRASKPAVGSGKLVGKGFLNAEMTEGKIPHVPESSTDFIFASWAEQTGFIGSVFLLFFLFSIPLRGLQISYESKDRFGSLLASGIVALLFYHMAINIGIVLGLMPVTGIPLSFMSYGGSHLIMSMIAAGIILSIKMRKHAN
- the mrdA gene encoding penicillin-binding protein 2, which translates into the protein MLGGSPTSTEFKLERSFRVRLYVFSGFVVFTLASFVIQLFNLQIVQGTNNSLKAEKFVRKSETIPAARGEMFDRNFLTPETSMALVSNYSSLDAVLNTSLLKYDPSKVRNFLHEFARTLSIPMSYYEEDLIEPRFSKNIKSKKPFVLLEAISKAQQERISVFDTISKYVILVPSPRRIYKMGPALAHVTGYIGKPSKTDLLTREIKSYQWLGKSGLELEYDERLRGTDGFRIQKRSSEGNIEEERVVEHSTPGNNLILTIDKDIQIAAYKALKGTRGTAIAMRPATGEVLAMASNPSFDPNVLSGKNRSERTAHYRRVDSNGGFLNLAIQSKFPPASTYKTLVALAALESGHKVDYTPETTYSCNGSFVLKSTFAGVPDQIFLCWEKGGHGTNDLAHALQKSCSVYFYNLGYKLGSDPILTYSRLFGLDAKSNIDLPDEKQGFVPSSAWKKRTYGTKWFDGDTINLSIGQGFMSVTPLGMALFYAGLLNRGQIYQPYTVSEIRDPVDNSIINRTEPQILRDIPIQPSTVEAIKTGLRLVVKSGTASYVLNKPGLPDIAGKTGTAQTRRRGASGSNHAWFVGYAPASAPVSEQILIAVFVEYGIGGAAGAAPVAREMFRAAFPPGSFKRVVEAPEPGAPVLPEKSNDVR
- the mreD gene encoding rod shape-determining protein MreD; the protein is MILEYIVIAAGIFISHFLNGTNALEMWGNKPDFMVLFVLFFALRKGAMAGIWIGFFGGLLSDSGLGGEIVGNVMTYKIGLHSLTFCVMGYLIGKFARSAYHENYLSITLYSLVITLITRVATYFLFSLFFHENLSYSIFSTSIYNAIIAPLFFYLLGKLYRLEQVEA
- the mreC gene encoding rod shape-determining protein MreC, whose amino-acid sequence is MLWIQVSKSKETVSLLFCILFSLLSLTFKSNVLVRGIASFQRVGDTVSGSIDGIGSFFKGAYTKLESFETVRQERDACVAAMDEYKLLPQDLDRLGRENETLRRELHFNTRQKFTSVKAEVLSVRLNSIYRTIIIDKGSEAGIKPYMPVTARSVDQKGEIIEALVGKVIAVTGGSAVVQPLINSNFNMGVSIPDSNLWASLSGNSGRGTEALMNYIDSGIVIDPRVFGDYPMGPTEMIQYTESLSKIGKAVYSSGSSGVFPPGIPVGIITEEGPRNGSFKTAFLKPFVRFDMLESVTIVMKLPEKWAETWPEGQNINIENPYFGELNYPKEDREPKNPVPPVQGGTIPPQPQNRKPVKPKVEGGSGFSEEEQNE
- a CDS encoding rod shape-determining protein, whose product is MIFDKLYGLFSNDMGIDLGTANTLVHVKGQGIVLSEPSVVAVHAATGKVLAVGQEAKRMLGRTPGEIVAIRPMKDGVIADFETVEKMIRYFIAKVHNRTTFVKPRIVIGVPSGITEVERRAVRESAEQAGAREIFLIEEALAAAIGANIPINEPAGNMIVDIGGGTTEIAVISLGGMVIAESIRTGGDEFDEAIIKYLRNQYNLVVGERTAEDIKLTIGNAYPEKKTETMEVKGRDAISGLPRTLELESNEIRKALKEPTDEILDGIKRVLERTPPELASDIVERGIVLTGGGCLLRGLETYLSKETGVPVFRAENPLTCVVLGTGKYLDELKYIKPGIR